One Deltaproteobacteria bacterium genomic window, CGGCAGCGGCATCTCGAAGGAGGGAGAGCTGATCGACATCGCATCCGAGCACGGCATCCTCGAGAAGACCGGCGCCTGGTACGCCTTCGGCGGCGACCGCATCGGCCAGGGCCGCGAGAACGCGCGCGACTTCCTGCGCGAGCATCCCGAGGTCGCCGCTCAGATAGAGGCGAAGGTACGCGAGAAGTTCGGGCTGCGCTCCGGCGCGGCCGAGGGGGGCAACGGGGCGAGTGCAGAGGGAGCGCGGGCGGCCGAGGCCGGCCGGCGGGGGAGGGGCGGAAAGGAATGACCCGTGGAGCTCGAAGCGATCCTGCGTGAGGGCGTCGCTCGCAACGCATCCGACATCCATCTCAAGTTCGGCTCGCACCCGGTCTTCCGCGTCACCGGCAACCTGATTCCGTGGGACGAGGCGCCGCGGCTCGACCGCGACACGATGACCGCCCTCATGCGGGGGCTCCTCTCCGCGGCCCACTGGAAGCAGCTCCAGGAGCGGCTGCAGGTCGACGCGGGCTACGGTCATCCGGAGCTCGGCCGCTTCCGCGTGAACGTCTTCCACCAGCGCGGTGAGCTCCAGGCCGCACTCCGTCTGATCCCGCCCCGCGTGCGGCAGATCCGCGACCTCAACCTCCCGCCGGTCATCGAGCGCATCGCGTCCGAGCGGCGCGGGCTCATCCTGGTGACGGGCACGACGGGCAGCGGGAAGTCGACGACGCTCGCCGCCATGATCGACCACATCAACCGCACCGTCGACCGGCACGTCATCACGGTCGAGGACCCGATCGAGTATCTCCATCAGGACGAGCAGTCGATCATCACCCAGCGCGAGATCGGCGCCGACTGCACGGGCTTCGCGGTCGGGCTCAAGGGCGCGCTCCGCCAGGACCCGGACGTCATCCTGGTCGGCGAGATGCGCGACCTGGAGACCATCGAAACGGCCATCCTGGCCGCCGAGACCGGCCATCTGGTCATGTCCACCCTGCACACCCTCGACGCCGCCGAGACGATCACGCGCGTCATCTCGGCCTTCCCCGACCACCAGCGAGCCCAGGCGCGGCTCATCCTGGCGAGCATCCTGAAGGGCTGCATCAGCCAGCGGCTCGTACCCCGCGCCGACGGCCGGGGCATGGTGCCGGCCATCGAGGTCATGGTCTCGACGGGGCTCGTGAAGGAGTGCATCACGCAGCCCGAGCGCACGCGCGAGATCCGCGACGCCATCGCGCGCGGCTACACCACCTACGGCATGCAGACCTTCGACCAGTCGCTCATGGCCCTCTGGCGCGAGGGGCTCGTCACCTTCGACGAGGCGCTCGCGCAGTCGACCAACCCGGACGACTTCGCGCTCAAGGCGCGCGGCATCTCCTCGACCAGCGACGCGCGCTGGGACGACTTCTCCAAGGAGCCGGGGGCAGCTGCCCAGGAGCCGATCAAGGTCGACCGCTTCTAGCGGCCGCCGGCGCCGCCCGGCGCCGACGCCGCTCGACGTGGCGGCGCGCTGGCTCCGGCGTGCGCCCGAGACCGAGGCTCGGCTCGAGGCGCGGCTCGTCGCCCTCGGCTACCGGCGCGAGACCGCCGCGGCCACCGTCGCCCGCTGCCGCGAGCTCGGCTGGGTCGGCGACACGGCCTTCGCCCACGAGCGCGCGCGAGCGCTCCGGACACGCGGGGCGGGGAGGCTCCGCATCGAGGCGGACCTGACGGCGCGCGGGCTCCCCGAGGCGCTCGTCGCCGAGGCGGTCGAGGCCTCGCGCGAGGGGCAGCCCGAGGTCGCGTGGGCGCGCCGCGCGCTCCGCGGCCTGCGCGACCGGCGGCGGGCGTGGC contains:
- a CDS encoding type IV pilus twitching motility protein PilT — encoded protein: MELEAILREGVARNASDIHLKFGSHPVFRVTGNLIPWDEAPRLDRDTMTALMRGLLSAAHWKQLQERLQVDAGYGHPELGRFRVNVFHQRGELQAALRLIPPRVRQIRDLNLPPVIERIASERRGLILVTGTTGSGKSTTLAAMIDHINRTVDRHVITVEDPIEYLHQDEQSIITQREIGADCTGFAVGLKGALRQDPDVILVGEMRDLETIETAILAAETGHLVMSTLHTLDAAETITRVISAFPDHQRAQARLILASILKGCISQRLVPRADGRGMVPAIEVMVSTGLVKECITQPERTREIRDAIARGYTTYGMQTFDQSLMALWREGLVTFDEALAQSTNPDDFALKARGISSTSDARWDDFSKEPGAAAQEPIKVDRF
- a CDS encoding RecX family transcriptional regulator, which produces MPRSRSRSTASSGRRRRPAPTPLDVAARWLRRAPETEARLEARLVALGYRRETAAATVARCRELGWVGDTAFAHERARALRTRGAGRLRIEADLTARGLPEALVAEAVEASREGQPEVAWARRALRGLRDRRRAWRLLASRGFPEEVAVEVLGEEE